One genomic region from Phragmites australis chromosome 1, lpPhrAust1.1, whole genome shotgun sequence encodes:
- the LOC133915394 gene encoding uncharacterized protein LOC133915394, with the protein MAAGGSGGGDIGADSERRLKKAMDKLYHFPKHKPNNPSTGGSRPSSSSSAPAPSSGRTAQAGRRFGMVRGSRLPPQVAAMAAMSPPPPCRPWDRADLMRRLASFKAMTWFAKPKVISPVNCVRRGWTNIEPDVITCEACGARLLFSTPSSWTTQQVEKAAAVFSLKLDTGHKLLCPWIDNICDESLALFPPTPPPVLVENYYECFSSLLRLSALPRISCSSLEIMKKRSPQLEQFLLEPFSSSVVLKVGFMLTEDYSIKDLDDAFQDADTYYQALKIISLCGWEPRVLPYAIDCGTKTHSDANSNSKLAQPEQTSKTLEDRIILYSPNDVNGAPAPADANQEDRHYDPLSVVLDCQFCGACVALWPFSLVERPLRLFKLISDSNRQDDQDNGHANLVGGVGHSKDANIGFNFTIAGGPPPTRQSFRPKVSFPVVSRHLKANLNSHGTLFSSGSDSHMVPVASHVSGPMKRKRSMDQPHMLEVDNATSNNVDASTIGAKHDQPGDNSEKSIANSEMSTEQKQDGSHSNINKDTNMDEASNEEPETGSTARKTIRSTEAALDQHGLESNFPPVHGASEEPSSSGEKLVETDAKNSRPTEVGTLTKSFVNREKGAYEPSAKQGLYDRMNEFDPIKQHRTFCPWTSPDDGEPLPGWRLSLSALLAHDKRSDGDSRVEFQTSLLDEGDDPITSVRKLFMTPPPKRHLIHQSEKS; encoded by the exons ATGGCAGCcggcggcagcggaggcggGGACATCGGTGCCGACTCGGAGCGGCGCCTAAAGAAGGCCATGGACAAGCTCTACCACTTCCCCAAGCACAAGCCCAACAACCCCAGCACCGGCGGCTCCAggccctcctcttcctcctcggccCCGGCTCCAAG CTCCGGAAGGACGGCGCAGGCGGGGAGGAGGTTCGGGATGGTGCGCGGGTCGCGGCTCCCGCCGCAggtggcggccatggcggcgatgtcgccgccgccgccgtgccgccCCTGGGACCGCGCCGACCTCATGCGCCGGCTCGCGTCATTCAAGGCCATGACCTGGTTCGCCAAGCCCAAG GTTATTAGTCCTGTTAATTGTGTGAGAAGAGGATGGACTAACATTGAGCCAGATGTTATAACATGTGAAGCTTGTGGGGCACGACTCCTGTTCTCCACTCCTTCCTCGTGGACAACACAACAAG TTGAAAAGGCTGCTGCTGTTTTCAGCTTGAAGCTGGACACTGGACATAAACTACTGTGTCCCTGGATTGATAACATATGTGATGAATCACTTGCCTTATTTCCCCCCACGCCTCCTCCTGTTTTAGTTGAGAACTATTATGAGTGTTTCTCCTCTCTGCTACGGCTTTCAGCGCTTCCAAGAATTTCGTGCTCTTCTCTGGAGATCATGAAAAAGAGGAGTCCACAGCTAGAGCAGTTCCTATTAGAACCATTCTCTTCATCAGTTGTCCTTAAAGTGGGATTTATGCTTACTGAAGACTATTCAATTAAGGATTTAGATGATGCTTTTCAAGATGCTGACACATATTATCAG GCACTGAAGATTATAAGTTTGTGTGGATGGGAACCCCGCGTACTTCCTTATGCTATTGATTGTGGAACCAAAACTCATTCAGATGCGAACTCTAACTCTAAATTGGCACAACCAGAGCAAACAAGCAAGACACTGGAGGATCGGATCATACTTTACTCACCTAATGATGTTAATGGTGCTCCAGCACCTGCAGATGCGAATCAAGAAGATCGGCATTATGATCCATTATCAGTTGTTTTAGATTGCCAATTTTGTGGAGCATGTGTTGCCTTGTGGCCTTTTTCGCTTGTAGAACGACCTCTTCGACTCTTTAAGCTGATTTCAGATTCTAATAGACAAGATGATCAGGATAATGGACATGCCAACCTAGTCGGTGGAGTAGGGCACTCAAAGGATGCAAACATTGGTTTTAATTTCACCATTGCCGGTGGTCCTCCACCGACCAGACAGAGTTTCCGACCAAAAGTTTCATTTCCTGTTGTCAGTCGACATTTGAAAGCTAACTTGAACTCCCATGGGACATTGTTTTCCTCTGGAAGTGATAGCCACATGGTTCCTGTTGCTTCACATGTATCAGGTCCCATGAAACGCAAAAGAAGCATGGATCAGCCTCATATGTTGGAAGTTGATAATGCAACCTCCAATAATGTTGATGCATCCACCATCGGGGCAAAGCATGACCAGCCAGGAGACAATTCTGAAAAGAGCATAGCAAACTCGGAAATGAGCACCGAACAGAAACAAGACGGCTCACATTCAAACATAAATAAGGATACCAATATGGATGAGGCCTCCAATGAAGAACCAGAAACAGGTTCTACTGCAAGAAAAACTATAAGAAGCACAGAAGCAGCACTTGATCAACATGGATTAGAATCCAACTTTCCGCCAGTTCACGGTGCTAGTGAAGAACCTTCTTCTAGTGGTGAGAAATTGGTAGAGACAGATGCAAAGAACTCGAGGCCAACAGAGGTTGGCACACTCACAAAATCATTTGTCAATAGGGAAAAAGGTGCATACGAACCATCAG CAAAACAAGGACTGTATGACAGAATGAATGAGTTTGATCCTATCAAGCAGCACCGGACATTCTGCCCTTGGACTTCCCCTGATGATGGTGAACCCTTGCCTGGATGGAGGCTGAGTCTCTCGGCATTACTTGCTCATGATAAAAGATCTGATGGGGACTCACGTGTGGAGTTTCAGACCAGCCTTCTCGATGAG ggggatgatcctattACATCTGTTAGAAAGCTTTTCATGACACCACCTCCCAAAAGGCATCTGATACATCAATCAGAGAAGAGCTGA
- the LOC133888702 gene encoding bidirectional sugar transporter SWEET6a-like — MISPDAARNIVGIIGNVISFGLFLSPVPTFWRICKRKDVEEFKPDPYLATLLNCMLWVFYGIPIVHPNSILVVTINGIGLVIEGSYLIIFFLYSTNKKRLKMLAVLGVEAAFMLIVVLSVLLAAHTHEKRSMIVGILCVIFGSAMYASPLTIMRKVITTKSVEYMPFFLSLVSFLNGICWTAYALIRFDLYVTIPNGLGAFFGLVQLILYACYYKSTPKKEKNVELPTVVSGNVGGGNVSVSVER; from the exons ATGATCTCCCCCGACGCCGCCCGCAACATCGTCGGCATCATCG GCAATGTCATCTCCTTcggcctcttcctctccccaGT GCCGACGTTCTGGCGGATCTGCAAGCGGAAGGACGTGGAGGAGTTCAAGCCGGACCCCTACCTGGCCACGCTGCTCAACTGCATGCTCTGGGTCTTCTACGGCATCCCCATCGTCCACCCCAACAGCATCCTCGTCGTCACCATCAATGGCATCGGGCTCGTCATCGAGGGCTCatacctcatcatcttcttcctctactCCACCAACAAGAAGCGC TTGAAGATGCTCGCCGTCCTGGGCGTGGAGGCGGCGTTCATGCTCATTGTGGTGCTCTCGGTGCTCCTGGCCGCGCACACCCACGAGAAACGATCCATGATCGTCGGCATCCTCTGCGTCATCTTCGGCTCGGCGATGTACGCCTCCCCGCTCACCATCATG AGGAAAGTGATCACTACCAAGAGCGTTGAGTACATGCCGTTCTTCCTGTCGCTGGTGAGCTTCCTCAACGGCATCTGCTGGACGGCCTACGCCCTCATCCGCTTCGACCTCTACGTCACG ATCCCCAACGGCCTCGGCGCGTTCTTCGGCCTCGTCCAGCTGATCCTCTACGCCTGCTACTACAAGTCGACCcccaagaaggagaagaacGTCGAGCTGCCCACCGTCGTCTCCGGCAACGTCGGCGGCGGCAACGTCTCCGTCAGCGTCGAGAGATAA